One genomic window of Arachis stenosperma cultivar V10309 chromosome 10, arast.V10309.gnm1.PFL2, whole genome shotgun sequence includes the following:
- the LOC130955191 gene encoding uncharacterized protein LOC130955191 codes for MFCSQNICKFASEFEELIAILHRAYDNVIVEMEELKAKRNETYSLSHEDANLESVNELQSPPRVRTRGRPKNRLSSKLDKQIANASKKKKTKALNELNLMLHQWCNQIPANITDML; via the exons ATGTTTTGTTCGCAAAATATTTGCAAATTTGCATCAGAATTCGAGGAGCTGATTGCCATTCTGCATCGTGCCTACGATAATGTCATAGTTGAGATGGAAGAACTGAAAGCCAAAAGGAATGAGACATATTCGTTATCTCACGAAGATGCCAACTTGGAATCtgttaacgagcttcaaagtCCTCCAAGGGttcgaacaagaggacgtcCAAAAAATAGGCTAAGTTCAAAGTTGGACaaacagattgcaaatgcctctaagaagaagaaaacgaaaGCTCTAAACGAG TTAAACCTGATGCTGCATCAGTGGTGCAACCAAATTCCAGCCAATATCACGGATATGTTATGA